A stretch of Noviherbaspirillum cavernae DNA encodes these proteins:
- a CDS encoding DUF4142 domain-containing protein codes for MKQLSITLAAAVFSLTSAASLAQSAGAPNDAQIAAIVVAANTADINASTLAKSRAQSKEVKGFAEHMVTDHSGSNKQATALVTKLKVKPEESETSKKLKDDGAANVSKLKGMKDAEFDKAYIDNEVTYHQAVLDAMDKTLIPSAKNAELKSLLEKTRPVFDDHLQMAKKIQSSMK; via the coding sequence ATGAAACAGCTTTCCATCACTCTCGCAGCAGCCGTATTTTCCTTGACGAGCGCAGCATCCCTGGCGCAATCGGCCGGTGCGCCCAACGATGCGCAGATTGCAGCCATCGTTGTCGCTGCCAACACGGCGGACATCAACGCCAGTACGCTGGCGAAGTCCAGGGCGCAAAGCAAGGAAGTGAAAGGCTTTGCCGAGCACATGGTCACGGATCACTCCGGCTCCAACAAGCAGGCGACGGCGCTGGTGACGAAACTCAAGGTGAAACCGGAAGAAAGTGAGACCAGCAAGAAACTCAAGGATGACGGCGCTGCGAACGTGAGCAAACTGAAAGGCATGAAGGATGCCGAGTTCGACAAGGCCTATATCGACAATGAAGTGACCTATCATCAGGCCGTGCTCGATGCCATGGACAAGACGCTGATACCGAGTGCGAAAAACGCCGAACTGAAGAGCCTTCTGGAAAAGACGCGCCCCGTTTTCGACGACCATCTGCAAATGGCGAAGAAGATTCAATCGTCGATGAAGTAG
- a CDS encoding FAD-dependent oxidoreductase → MNHLQHGSTSVWMATASMPQFPALQANIDTEVCVIGAGIAGLTTAYFLSREGKAVVLIDAMDVGAGETGRTTAHFFPPDDRYFKIESAFGTDKARLVADSYREATSLVESIVRNEKMDCEFERLDGYLFSMTQEGYPDLDKELAAARRAGVDVEKRERVPGLSFDTGPCLRFTNQAQFHPLKYLSGLAAALVRNGSHIYTHTRALSVDGDNALQVVATRNGEIRAKAVVVATNTPFNDRVVMHTKQAAYRTYVLGLRVPRGAVPRILLWDTGDPYYYVRLETSNRNAEHEILVVGGADHKVGQDEHPEHRYDEIEAWVRQRYPLAGAVEFKWSGEVMEPADGVAYLGRNPMDDRNVYVITGDSGNGMTHCTAGAMLITDLIMGRSNAWEDLYAPSRKALHGMSDFIKEQANTLSQYRDWLQGGEVESVREIAAGQGAIVREGTRKLAVYRDEGGGLHVLSAACTHLGCVVAWNSAEQSWDCPCHGSRFSVEGEVLHGPAMASLEMTSSCEQSDIPNPPKDSRSAKGHKQL, encoded by the coding sequence ATGAATCACCTCCAACATGGATCAACTTCCGTCTGGATGGCGACGGCAAGCATGCCGCAGTTTCCCGCACTGCAGGCAAACATCGACACTGAAGTCTGCGTGATCGGCGCGGGCATCGCGGGGCTGACCACTGCGTACTTTTTGTCGAGGGAAGGCAAGGCGGTCGTGTTGATTGACGCGATGGATGTCGGCGCGGGCGAAACCGGCCGGACTACCGCGCATTTCTTCCCGCCTGACGACCGGTATTTCAAAATCGAAAGCGCGTTCGGCACCGACAAGGCAAGGCTCGTTGCGGACAGCTATCGCGAAGCGACCAGCCTGGTCGAATCGATCGTGCGGAATGAAAAGATGGATTGCGAGTTCGAACGTCTGGATGGCTATCTATTCTCGATGACGCAAGAGGGCTATCCCGACCTCGACAAGGAACTGGCAGCTGCCCGCAGGGCGGGCGTTGACGTGGAAAAACGTGAACGGGTGCCGGGCCTGAGCTTCGATACCGGGCCGTGCCTGCGATTCACGAACCAGGCGCAATTTCACCCGCTCAAATACCTGAGCGGACTGGCGGCTGCCTTGGTTCGCAACGGCAGTCATATTTACACCCACACTCGCGCATTGAGCGTCGATGGTGACAATGCTCTTCAGGTAGTAGCAACCCGGAATGGCGAGATCCGCGCCAAGGCCGTAGTGGTGGCGACCAACACGCCTTTCAATGATCGTGTGGTGATGCACACGAAGCAGGCCGCTTATCGGACGTATGTGCTGGGATTGCGCGTGCCAAGGGGCGCGGTGCCACGCATCCTGCTATGGGATACCGGAGATCCGTACTACTACGTTCGCCTGGAAACGTCCAACCGGAATGCGGAACACGAAATTCTTGTGGTCGGCGGCGCGGATCACAAGGTGGGACAGGATGAGCATCCGGAGCATCGCTACGACGAGATCGAGGCCTGGGTGCGGCAGCGATACCCGTTGGCCGGAGCGGTCGAGTTCAAATGGTCCGGCGAAGTCATGGAACCGGCGGACGGGGTGGCGTATCTCGGCCGCAATCCGATGGATGACAGAAATGTCTATGTGATCACCGGTGACTCCGGCAACGGCATGACGCACTGCACCGCCGGAGCCATGCTGATCACCGACCTGATCATGGGACGCAGCAATGCGTGGGAAGACCTCTATGCTCCATCGCGCAAAGCCCTGCACGGCATGTCGGATTTCATCAAGGAGCAGGCGAACACCTTGTCGCAATATCGCGACTGGCTGCAAGGCGGCGAGGTCGAATCGGTGCGGGAAATCGCGGCAGGGCAGGGCGCAATCGTTCGCGAGGGCACAAGGAAACTGGCGGTTTATCGCGACGAGGGAGGCGGACTGCACGTGCTGTCCGCCGCCTGCACCCATCTGGGCTGCGTCGTGGCCTGGAATTCGGCCGAACAATCGTGGGATTGTCCATGCCATGGATCGCGTTTCAGCGTTGAGGGCGAAGTTCTTCACGGTCCTGCAATGGCCTCGCTGGAAATGACGTCGTCATGCGAGCAATCGGATATTCCGAATCCGCCGAAAGATTCCCGTTCGGCCAAGGGACACAAGCAGTTGTAG
- a CDS encoding cupredoxin domain-containing protein, translating to MAIVPARNRLRYLAVATCVVTALLSVDRDTHADPPRTRTVVIEALRYTPQTLEVNSGDTVIWRNKDPFPHTVTSEGRGFDSGEIADGKSWKFKASQKGSFPYVCTLHPTMKGSLIVK from the coding sequence GTGGCTATCGTGCCGGCACGGAACAGGCTTCGATACCTCGCGGTGGCGACATGCGTTGTGACTGCATTGTTGTCGGTTGACCGGGACACGCATGCAGATCCGCCGCGAACGCGCACCGTGGTCATCGAAGCCTTGCGCTATACGCCGCAGACGCTGGAGGTCAATAGCGGCGACACGGTCATCTGGCGCAACAAGGATCCTTTCCCTCATACCGTTACTTCGGAAGGCCGCGGCTTCGACTCCGGAGAAATCGCCGACGGCAAGTCGTGGAAATTCAAGGCAAGTCAGAAAGGCAGCTTTCCGTATGTATGCACGCTGCATCCGACGATGAAGGGAAGCCTGATCGTCAAGTGA
- a CDS encoding dihydrofolate reductase family protein, whose product MQVSVYIATSLDGFIARPDGSIDWLINAGNPGDSEDYGYADFMATVDCLAMGRNTFEKALSFPEWPYEGRRVVVLSRSLSEVPESAKGKVELFSGTVGELTRTLKAQEVRRLYIDGGKVIQSFLQAGLVTDMTLTRIPVLIGDGLPLFGTLHEDVYAEHVETTSFKSGFTQSVYKLRAQQDAN is encoded by the coding sequence ATGCAAGTATCCGTGTACATCGCAACCAGTCTCGATGGATTCATCGCGCGCCCCGACGGCAGCATCGACTGGCTGATCAACGCCGGTAATCCGGGCGATTCGGAGGATTACGGCTATGCGGATTTCATGGCGACGGTGGATTGCCTCGCGATGGGCAGAAATACTTTCGAGAAGGCACTGAGCTTTCCCGAATGGCCCTACGAGGGCCGGCGGGTTGTGGTGCTCAGTCGCAGCTTGAGCGAAGTGCCGGAATCGGCAAAGGGCAAAGTGGAATTGTTTTCCGGCACGGTGGGGGAGTTGACGCGAACATTGAAGGCCCAGGAGGTGCGTCGCTTGTATATCGATGGCGGCAAAGTCATTCAATCCTTCCTGCAAGCCGGCCTCGTCACCGACATGACGCTCACCCGCATACCTGTCCTCATCGGCGATGGACTGCCGCTGTTTGGCACGCTGCATGAGGACGTGTATGCGGAACACGTCGAGACAACATCGTTCAAGTCGGGCTTCACGCAATCGGTATACAAATTGCGTGCGCAGCAGGACGCGAACTGA
- a CDS encoding GntR family transcriptional regulator, with translation MIRDQLRDEILKGTLPAGTQLRQDALAERFSTSRIPVREALRKLETEGLVSYERNRGAIVIEMDVTQICELLDIRVALECHAIRLSIPNMVQMDFDQMQEILDAYSASESITEWAEYNRRFHLALSAPANNLKLRRLIEEFCLNTDRYTHEMMSIATGKEGPQSDHYEILDACKKGDADAAVKLLELHILETKKNLLATDRMKQAL, from the coding sequence ATGATTCGCGACCAGTTGCGCGACGAAATCCTGAAAGGCACCCTTCCCGCCGGCACCCAGTTGCGGCAGGATGCATTGGCAGAACGCTTCAGTACCAGCCGCATCCCGGTCAGGGAAGCCTTGCGGAAACTTGAAACGGAAGGTCTGGTGTCTTACGAGCGCAATCGGGGCGCGATCGTGATCGAGATGGATGTCACCCAGATCTGCGAATTGCTCGATATCCGCGTCGCACTGGAATGCCACGCAATCAGACTCAGCATTCCGAACATGGTGCAGATGGATTTCGACCAGATGCAGGAGATCCTCGACGCGTATTCCGCCTCGGAATCCATCACGGAATGGGCGGAATACAATCGCCGCTTCCACCTCGCCCTCAGCGCGCCCGCCAACAACCTCAAGCTGCGGCGACTGATCGAGGAGTTCTGCCTGAATACCGACCGCTACACGCATGAAATGATGTCGATTGCGACCGGCAAGGAAGGCCCGCAATCCGATCACTACGAGATTCTCGATGCCTGCAAGAAAGGGGATGCAGATGCGGCGGTCAAGCTGCTGGAACTGCACATTCTGGAAACCAAGAAGAACCTGCTGGCAACTGACAGGATGAAGCAAGCCCTGTAG
- a CDS encoding DUF3182 family protein codes for MKSIRQLRQQYAESCMAGPSDIGRGTVVLWPDRLHGDPLGHEHVTHDALARRLAALKGCEFGGCFDAACRYDGPLYFVPGDTLSSIDHAQGLGIRDEQDLFGGVVPFPFAATKVITHPLVHAEAAAPCGWPCDFSRCTGDAVLHGFSAFTPQDARSAGLRLLTLGSVRIKKPRGVGGSGQSLAVDADQLEAQLDAIDDDDLQRCGLVLEQNLSNVTTRSVGQVRVGPLLATYCGVQRLTVGNDGRQAYGGSDLLVVRGGFDALLALGLAGEVTLAIMQARAYHAAAMQSFPGMFASRCNYDVAQGIDDAGRWRSGVLEQSWRIGGASGAEVAALEAFCDDPALAAVRASTTEIHGDNPVVPDDAIVYYRGVDADIGALVKYSTLKPHAAER; via the coding sequence ATGAAGTCCATTCGTCAGCTGCGGCAGCAATATGCGGAGTCATGCATGGCCGGCCCGTCGGACATCGGGCGCGGTACGGTCGTGTTGTGGCCGGATCGCTTGCATGGCGATCCACTCGGCCATGAGCATGTCACGCACGATGCGCTGGCCAGGAGACTGGCGGCACTCAAGGGTTGCGAATTCGGCGGATGCTTCGATGCGGCATGCCGGTATGACGGGCCGCTGTATTTCGTGCCGGGCGATACGCTGTCGTCCATCGATCATGCGCAAGGACTCGGCATACGTGACGAACAGGATCTGTTCGGCGGCGTCGTGCCGTTTCCGTTTGCGGCGACCAAGGTCATCACGCATCCTCTGGTGCATGCCGAAGCCGCTGCGCCTTGCGGCTGGCCATGTGATTTTTCCCGCTGCACGGGCGACGCGGTGTTGCACGGTTTTTCGGCATTCACGCCGCAGGATGCCAGGAGTGCCGGCCTGCGTCTCCTGACGCTGGGCAGTGTGCGCATCAAGAAGCCGCGCGGCGTCGGCGGATCGGGACAATCGCTTGCGGTCGATGCCGATCAACTGGAAGCGCAGCTCGATGCAATCGATGACGACGACTTGCAGCGCTGTGGATTGGTGCTCGAACAGAACCTGTCGAATGTGACGACGCGCAGCGTCGGGCAGGTGCGGGTCGGTCCTTTGCTGGCAACGTATTGCGGTGTGCAGCGTTTGACCGTCGGCAATGACGGCAGGCAAGCATATGGCGGTTCGGATCTGCTGGTGGTGCGCGGAGGCTTCGATGCGCTGCTTGCGCTCGGGCTTGCGGGCGAAGTGACGCTCGCGATCATGCAGGCTCGCGCGTACCATGCGGCGGCAATGCAATCGTTTCCCGGCATGTTTGCGTCGCGCTGCAATTATGACGTTGCGCAGGGCATCGATGATGCAGGGCGCTGGCGTTCCGGCGTGCTGGAGCAATCGTGGCGGATCGGCGGCGCAAGCGGTGCGGAAGTGGCGGCGCTCGAAGCCTTCTGCGACGATCCCGCGCTCGCTGCAGTCCGTGCTTCGACCACGGAAATTCACGGCGACAATCCGGTTGTGCCGGATGACGCAATCGTGTACTACCGTGGCGTCGATGCCGATATCGGCGCGCTGGTCAAATACTCGACGCTGAAACCGCACGCGGCGGAGCGATGA
- a CDS encoding class I fructose-bisphosphate aldolase: MNIDELKSVARAIVAQQKGILAADESGPTIKKRFDSIQVECTEESRRRYRELMFTTAGVEQYLGGVILYDETLRQAAKDGTPFATLLSSRGIIPGIKVDKGAKILAMHPAEKITEGLDGLRERLAEYKQLGAQFAKWRAVIEVDAHAVPTPLAIRANAHALARYAALCQEVDIVPIVEPEVLMDGAHGIERCEAVTSEVLEQVFIELDAHCIVLEGMLLKPNMVIPGMKCAQQASVHEVAEATLRCLKRHVPAAVPGIVFLSGGQSAADATDHLNAMNMMGPQPWQVSFSYGRALQAPVLAAWKGQEDNADEAQKAFFARCQLNGLARAGKYSRAMEGTASAGI; this comes from the coding sequence ATGAATATCGACGAACTGAAATCGGTGGCGCGCGCCATCGTTGCGCAGCAGAAGGGCATCCTGGCTGCGGATGAAAGCGGGCCGACGATCAAGAAGCGCTTCGATTCCATCCAGGTGGAATGCACGGAAGAAAGCCGCCGCCGCTACCGCGAGCTGATGTTTACTACCGCAGGCGTCGAGCAATATCTGGGCGGCGTCATTCTCTATGACGAAACGCTGCGTCAAGCGGCGAAGGACGGCACTCCCTTCGCGACGCTGCTGTCGAGTCGAGGCATCATTCCCGGCATCAAGGTGGACAAGGGCGCGAAGATCCTGGCGATGCATCCAGCGGAAAAAATCACGGAAGGGCTGGACGGCTTGCGCGAGCGGCTGGCGGAATACAAGCAACTCGGAGCGCAGTTCGCGAAATGGCGCGCCGTGATCGAGGTTGATGCGCATGCGGTTCCGACGCCGCTTGCGATTCGCGCCAACGCCCATGCGCTGGCGCGCTACGCCGCGCTGTGCCAGGAGGTCGACATCGTGCCGATCGTGGAGCCGGAAGTCTTGATGGACGGCGCGCACGGCATCGAGCGCTGCGAAGCCGTCACGTCAGAAGTGCTGGAGCAGGTATTCATCGAGTTGGATGCGCATTGCATCGTGCTGGAAGGCATGCTGCTCAAGCCGAACATGGTGATCCCCGGCATGAAATGCGCACAGCAGGCCAGCGTGCATGAAGTCGCCGAAGCGACGCTGCGCTGCCTCAAGCGCCATGTACCGGCGGCGGTTCCCGGCATCGTGTTCCTGTCCGGCGGACAGAGCGCGGCGGATGCCACCGATCATCTCAACGCGATGAACATGATGGGGCCGCAGCCGTGGCAAGTCAGCTTCTCTTACGGGCGCGCCTTGCAGGCGCCGGTGCTGGCGGCGTGGAAGGGGCAGGAAGACAATGCGGACGAAGCGCAAAAGGCATTTTTCGCGCGCTGCCAGTTGAACGGACTGGCGCGCGCCGGAAAATATTCGCGCGCAATGGAGGGAACGGCATCTGCGGGAATATGA
- a CDS encoding gluconokinase: MATKANGTATPPRRWIVMGVSGTGKSEIGSRLAARLGVEFVEGDADHSPANIAKMAAGIPLNDEDRHGWLLLLQARIGKAADEGRGLVLSCSALKRRYRDILRGGDPNLAFVHLAGDRELIAARMLARRGHFMPMTLLDSQFRDLESLQDDERGIRVDIRLPSEAIIEQLMQSFQND, from the coding sequence ATGGCGACGAAGGCAAACGGGACGGCAACTCCACCGCGGCGCTGGATCGTCATGGGCGTCAGCGGCACCGGCAAGAGCGAGATCGGGAGTCGGCTTGCCGCGCGGCTGGGCGTCGAGTTTGTGGAAGGCGATGCGGATCACTCGCCGGCCAACATTGCCAAAATGGCGGCCGGCATCCCCTTGAACGACGAGGATCGCCACGGCTGGCTATTGCTGTTGCAGGCGCGGATCGGAAAGGCGGCGGACGAGGGCAGGGGACTCGTGCTTTCCTGCTCCGCATTGAAGCGGCGCTATCGCGACATCCTGCGCGGCGGCGACCCGAATCTGGCGTTCGTGCATCTTGCCGGCGACCGCGAATTGATCGCGGCGCGCATGCTGGCTCGCCGCGGACATTTCATGCCGATGACGCTGCTCGACAGCCAGTTCCGTGATCTGGAATCCTTGCAGGATGATGAGCGAGGCATTCGCGTCGATATCCGGCTGCCATCCGAAGCAATCATCGAGCAGCTCATGCAGTCTTTTCAGAACGATTAG
- the thiD gene encoding bifunctional hydroxymethylpyrimidine kinase/phosphomethylpyrimidine kinase has protein sequence MQFPDMPFRYPRVLSIAGSDSGGGAGIQADLKTFAALGCFGMTAITAITAQNTRGVTGIHAVPAEMLARQIDAVATDIGVDAVKIGMLHDPEVARVVAQAIRRYGWQRVVLDPVMVATSGDRLIAQETVAVLVQELFPLAAVVTPNLDEAALLLGRPLQDESQLDEAAADLMKLGAQAVLLKGGHLPGEHLTDVLLQADQAALRMSSLRIASRNTHGTGCTLSSAIACHLALGDSLPDAVQRARSFIYQAIAEGADVRTGNGHGPLNHGHAPLPLKKLPLAKRD, from the coding sequence ATGCAATTTCCCGACATGCCTTTTCGCTACCCGCGTGTGTTGAGCATCGCCGGCTCCGACAGCGGCGGCGGTGCGGGCATCCAGGCCGACCTGAAAACCTTCGCCGCGCTCGGCTGTTTCGGGATGACAGCCATCACCGCGATCACCGCCCAGAATACGCGCGGCGTGACCGGCATTCATGCCGTACCGGCGGAGATGCTGGCAAGGCAGATCGATGCGGTCGCGACCGATATCGGCGTCGATGCCGTCAAGATCGGCATGCTCCATGATCCCGAAGTGGCGCGCGTGGTGGCGCAGGCGATCCGGCGCTACGGATGGCAACGGGTGGTGCTCGACCCGGTGATGGTGGCAACCAGCGGCGACCGCCTGATTGCGCAGGAAACGGTCGCCGTGCTGGTGCAGGAACTGTTCCCGCTGGCGGCGGTGGTGACGCCGAATCTCGACGAGGCGGCGCTGCTGCTGGGACGTCCCTTGCAGGATGAATCGCAACTGGACGAAGCCGCCGCCGACCTGATGAAACTGGGTGCGCAGGCGGTGCTGCTGAAAGGCGGCCATCTTCCGGGCGAGCATTTGACCGATGTGCTGCTGCAAGCGGATCAGGCTGCGCTGCGCATGTCCAGCCTGCGCATCGCCAGCCGCAATACGCACGGTACAGGCTGCACGCTGTCATCGGCCATCGCATGTCATCTGGCGCTCGGCGATTCGCTCCCCGATGCCGTGCAGCGCGCTCGCAGCTTCATCTACCAGGCGATCGCGGAAGGGGCCGATGTCAGAACCGGCAATGGGCACGGCCCTCTCAATCATGGCCATGCGCCGCTGCCGTTGAAGAAACTTCCGTTGGCGAAGAGGGACTGA
- a CDS encoding Hsp20 family protein produces the protein MRTYDFTPLYRSAIGFDRLAQLFDEAQRTDSQPSYPPYNIELVSEDKYRIVMAVAGFERSELDIESEHDTLKVIGRKQRDETKRTFLHRGIAARDFEQRFQLADHVKVVSANLDNGLLSIELVREIPEALKPRKIEINGSGNVELFNRQAA, from the coding sequence ATGCGTACTTATGACTTCACCCCTCTTTACCGTTCCGCCATCGGATTCGACCGTCTGGCGCAACTCTTCGACGAAGCGCAGCGCACCGATTCGCAGCCGAGTTACCCGCCTTACAACATCGAACTGGTGAGCGAGGACAAATACCGCATCGTGATGGCCGTGGCCGGCTTCGAGCGTTCGGAACTCGATATCGAGAGCGAACACGATACGCTCAAGGTCATCGGCCGCAAGCAGCGCGATGAAACCAAGCGTACCTTCCTGCATCGCGGCATCGCGGCGCGCGACTTCGAACAGCGCTTCCAACTGGCCGACCATGTCAAGGTGGTGAGCGCGAACCTCGACAACGGCTTGCTCAGTATCGAGCTCGTGCGCGAAATCCCCGAGGCGCTGAAGCCGCGCAAGATCGAGATCAACGGCAGCGGCAACGTGGAACTGTTCAATCGCCAGGCTGCATAA
- a CDS encoding 6-phosphofructokinase, with protein sequence MRSGKILVAQGGGPTAVINQSLAGVVLEARRFPDIERVYGARHGVRGIVNEDFLDLTQETSHNMELVANTPSSALGSTRDKPDVKYCQDIFEVLRAHGIGSFFYIGGNDSADTVRIVSAEAQKAGYPLRCIHVPKTIDNDLVGHDHTPGFPSAARFVAQAFAGANLDNASLPGVYVGVVMGRHAGFLTAASAMGRKFPDDGPHLIYLPERTFAIDSFLADVKTAYERFGRCVIAVSEGIHDASGAPIASLLAKEVERDAHGNVQLSGTGALADLLCEEIKSKLRIKRVRGDTFGYLQRSFIGCVSDVDQREAREAGEKAVQFAMWGERDGSVAIKRIGDYAVDYELLALDAVAGKTRVMEDEFISASGTDITDAFRRYLRPLLGSGMPDAFRLRASPVAKVRGK encoded by the coding sequence ATGCGTTCCGGAAAAATCCTGGTTGCTCAAGGCGGCGGTCCGACAGCGGTAATCAATCAGTCGCTGGCTGGTGTGGTGCTTGAAGCGCGCCGCTTCCCCGACATCGAGCGGGTCTACGGCGCGAGGCACGGCGTGCGCGGCATCGTGAACGAGGACTTCCTCGATCTGACGCAGGAAACCAGCCACAACATGGAGTTAGTGGCGAACACCCCCTCCTCCGCGCTGGGTTCCACGCGCGACAAGCCGGACGTCAAGTATTGCCAGGACATCTTCGAAGTGCTGCGTGCGCACGGAATCGGCAGCTTCTTCTACATCGGCGGCAATGACTCGGCCGATACGGTGCGCATCGTCAGCGCCGAGGCGCAGAAAGCGGGCTATCCGCTGCGCTGCATTCACGTGCCGAAGACGATCGACAACGATCTGGTCGGACATGACCATACGCCCGGTTTCCCTTCCGCGGCGCGCTTCGTGGCGCAGGCCTTTGCCGGCGCGAATCTGGACAACGCCTCCCTGCCCGGCGTGTACGTCGGCGTGGTGATGGGACGCCATGCCGGTTTCCTGACGGCGGCATCGGCCATGGGAAGGAAGTTTCCCGATGATGGGCCGCACCTGATTTATTTGCCGGAGCGCACCTTTGCGATCGACAGCTTTCTGGCTGACGTGAAGACGGCATATGAACGTTTCGGGCGCTGCGTGATTGCCGTGTCCGAAGGCATCCACGATGCATCGGGCGCACCGATCGCCAGCCTGCTGGCGAAGGAAGTGGAGCGCGATGCGCATGGCAACGTGCAACTGTCCGGCACCGGCGCGCTGGCCGATCTGCTGTGCGAGGAAATCAAGTCGAAGCTGAGGATCAAGCGCGTGCGCGGCGACACCTTCGGCTATCTGCAGCGTTCTTTCATCGGCTGCGTGTCCGACGTGGATCAGCGCGAAGCGCGCGAGGCCGGCGAGAAGGCAGTGCAGTTCGCGATGTGGGGCGAGCGCGACGGCTCGGTCGCGATCAAGCGCATCGGCGACTATGCGGTCGATTACGAATTGCTCGCGCTGGATGCGGTCGCCGGCAAGACGCGCGTGATGGAAGATGAATTCATCTCCGCCAGCGGCACCGACATCACCGATGCCTTCCGCCGCTATCTGCGTCCGCTACTGGGATCCGGCATGCCAGACGCATTCCGGCTGCGGGCGAGTCCGGTTGCGAAGGTGCGTGGCAAGTGA
- a CDS encoding RNA polymerase sigma factor: MHKTASTAIKAIDRDMPDIELARQVAAGDQQAFELLMRRCNRPLYRTARSIVRDDAEAEDVVQEAYLHAYRSIGNFRSDAKLQTWLTRIVVNEAIARSRKASRRAEVIRLDGDVESMAEVDTHDEFGEQPERAAMRDETRRLLEKKIDGLPAAFRTVFVLRALEEMSVEEVAVALGIPEATVRTRFFRARSLLREALSREIDFALEDAFTFGGERCDRIVAAVLKRLDDSNERNQP, translated from the coding sequence ATGCACAAAACCGCCAGCACGGCCATCAAGGCCATCGACAGGGACATGCCGGACATCGAGCTTGCGCGGCAAGTCGCGGCCGGCGATCAGCAGGCATTCGAACTGCTGATGCGGCGCTGCAACCGGCCGCTGTATCGCACGGCGCGCAGCATCGTGCGGGACGATGCCGAGGCGGAGGATGTGGTGCAGGAGGCGTATCTGCATGCGTATCGCAGCATCGGCAATTTCAGGAGCGACGCAAAACTGCAGACATGGCTGACCCGCATCGTCGTCAACGAAGCCATCGCGCGCTCGCGCAAGGCCAGCCGCCGTGCCGAGGTGATCCGGCTCGACGGCGACGTGGAGTCGATGGCAGAGGTGGATACGCATGATGAATTTGGCGAACAACCGGAGCGTGCCGCCATGCGCGACGAAACAAGACGCTTGCTCGAAAAGAAGATAGACGGATTGCCCGCCGCATTCCGCACGGTGTTCGTCCTGCGCGCGCTGGAGGAAATGAGCGTCGAGGAAGTCGCGGTTGCCCTCGGCATCCCGGAAGCGACGGTGCGCACGCGATTCTTCCGCGCCAGAAGTCTGTTGCGCGAAGCCCTGTCGCGTGAAATCGATTTCGCGCTTGAGGATGCTTTCACTTTCGGCGGCGAGCGGTGCGACCGCATCGTTGCCGCTGTACTGAAGCGTCTGGACGATTCCAATGAAAGGAACCAACCATGA
- a CDS encoding LuxR C-terminal-related transcriptional regulator, whose product MRDTIARLACDRHFLLSHGLLMASSPLTPTEYKLLQLLLTDASDKRIAERIDLAESITHQHVMTIFRKFGVRRRAGLI is encoded by the coding sequence ATGCGCGACACCATCGCACGACTGGCCTGTGATCGCCATTTTCTGCTCAGTCACGGCCTGTTGATGGCCTCCTCGCCGCTGACACCGACCGAGTACAAGCTGCTCCAGTTGCTGCTGACCGATGCATCTGATAAGCGGATTGCGGAACGCATCGACCTTGCCGAGTCCATCACGCACCAGCACGTCATGACGATCTTCCGCAAGTTCGGCGTGCGCCGCCGAGCGGGGCTGATTTGA
- a CDS encoding thioesterase family protein: MARLQLEFPEDQYCYSTQLTVRVTDINSANHLGNDSMISMISEARARFLFEYGIEETREDGVGIIVTDLATTYKTEAHARDRLQFEVGVMDFNKYGGDITFRITRPHDGALIAMAKSGFVFFNYKSTKVVPMPEAFHRKFAKVNWV, encoded by the coding sequence ATGGCCCGCCTGCAACTCGAATTCCCCGAAGACCAATACTGCTACTCGACCCAGCTCACCGTGCGTGTCACCGACATCAACTCCGCCAACCATCTGGGCAACGACTCGATGATTTCGATGATCTCCGAGGCGCGGGCGCGCTTTCTGTTCGAATATGGCATTGAAGAAACCCGCGAAGACGGCGTCGGCATCATCGTCACCGACCTCGCAACGACCTACAAGACCGAAGCGCATGCGCGCGACCGCTTGCAGTTTGAAGTCGGCGTGATGGACTTCAACAAGTACGGCGGCGACATCACGTTCCGCATCACCCGCCCGCACGATGGCGCATTGATCGCCATGGCCAAGTCCGGCTTCGTGTTCTTCAATTACAAAAGCACGAAAGTGGTGCCGATGCCGGAAGCCTTCCATCGCAAGTTCGCGAAGGTCAACTGGGTATAA